In Asterias rubens chromosome 10, eAstRub1.3, whole genome shotgun sequence, the following proteins share a genomic window:
- the LOC117295326 gene encoding sorbitol dehydrogenase-like: MAGTGNLSAVLKKKGELVLEDTATPLPEKNEIQIKMHAVGICGSDVHYLVNGRIGDFIVNAPMILGHEAAGVVSALGEGVTSLKVGDRVAIEPGVPCRMCSFCKEGRYNLCPDIVFCATPPVDGSLRRFYCHAADFCYKLPDHVSLEEGALLEPLSVGVHACRRAGVRLGHNVLILGSGPIGLMSLLSAKAMGATRIIITDLDQGRLDMASKLGANHALRVDTRDPEEMARRVEEALGCKPDVSVECSGAEPSIQTGIYATKSGGVLVLVGLGPPTVNIPIVNAAVREVDIRGIFRYANCYPLALEMIASGKVDAKPLITHHFPLEKTLDAFETSRTGAGGAIKVMIHCDQ; encoded by the exons ATGGCTGGAACAGGAAATCTTTCGGCTGTGTTAAAAAAGAAGGGCGAGCTTGTGTTG GAGGATACGGCAACACCACTACCAGAGAAAAATG AGATCCAAATCAAAATGCATGCAGTGGGTATCTGTGGCTCGGACGTCCACTACTTGGTCAATGGCCGTATCGGTGATTTTATCGTCAACGCCCCAATGATTCTTGGTCATGAGGCGGCGGGTGTGGTCTCAGCTCTCGGAGAGGGAGTGACTAGTCTGAAAGTTG GTGACCGTGTTGCTATTGAGCCAGGTGTTCCTTGTAGGATGTGTTCTTTCTGTAAGGAAGGACGTTACAATCTCTGTCCGGACATCGTCTTCTGTGCTACTCCTCCAGTGGACGGTTCCCTGCGACGCTTCTACTGCCATGCTGCTGACTTCTGTTATAA acTACCTGATCATGTATCCCTGGAAGAGGGCGCCCTCTTGGAACCTCTTTCTGTCGGTGTTCACGCATGTCGTAGAGCAGGCGTCAGACTCGGACACAACGTTCTTATCCTTGGGTCTG GACCTATTGGATTGATGTCTTTGCTGAGTGCTAAGGCAATGGGAGCCACTCGTATTATCATCACCG ATTTGGACCAAGGTCGTCTGGACATGGCGTCGAAGCTTGGTGCCAATCATGCATTGCGCGTGGATACGCGTGATCCTGAGGAGATGGCACGTAGAGTTGAAGAAGCGTTGGGATGTAAGCCGGACGTCAGCGTGGAGTGTAGTGGGGCAGAACCCAGCATACAGACCGGTATCTAT GCCACAAAATCCGGTGGTGTTTTGGTGCTTGTTGGATTAGGCCCACCTACTGTTAACATTCCCATCGTAAACGCAGCAGTTAGAGAGGTGGATATTCGTGGCATTTTCAGATATGCTAACTG CTACCCTCTGGCCCTTGAGATGATTGCGTCTGGTAAGGTGGATGCCAAACCACTCATTACTCATCACTTCCCTCTGGAGAAGACGCTGGACGCCTTTGAGACGTCTAGAACAGGAGCAGGAGGAGCTATCAAAGTCATGATACACTGTGATCAGTGA